One segment of Drosophila ananassae strain 14024-0371.13 chromosome 3R, ASM1763931v2, whole genome shotgun sequence DNA contains the following:
- the LOC6497995 gene encoding uncharacterized protein LOC6497995, producing the protein MFLDAFGTPIEVTPDNLHEYPYDLHGTKLLTSADFEVFLPPKWHGTIYSTEELLHNYRKRFNPDPTLLTFHALQPYEPEFICCEKSVVELTALPAGQSLYSDSEIVVFLVKQPARDTNTLITKELGSELNFFPHNHHYHARVMDEGIDIVYVDDRIYNGSPPNSYQHQRLYNLLSNIQPGTVMSLSGRPLPDVLRGACRKSSHAKEHNC; encoded by the exons ATGTTTCTCGACGCTTTTGGAACTCCCATCGAAGTGACACCTGACAATCTCCACGAATACCCATACGATCTG CATGGCACTAAGCTTTTGACATCGGCGGACTTTGAGGTTTTTTTGCCACCAAAGTGGCATGGCACCATTTATAGCACCGAAGAACTTCTTCATAATTACCGAAAACGTTTTAAT CCGGATCCCACTCTTCTGACTTTTCATGCCTTGCAACCGTATGAACCGGAGTTCATTTGCTGTGAGAAGTCTGTGGTGGAACTGACAGCCCTGCCGGCTGGACAGAGCCTCTATAGCGATTCGGAAATTGTTGTCTTTTTGGTAAAGCAGCCGGCCAGGGACACCAACACCCTGATCACCAAGGAGCTGGGGAGCGAGCTGAACTTCTTTCCCCACAACCATCACTACCATGCCCGGGTCATGGACGAGGGCATCGATATCGTCTACGTGGACGATAGGATCTACAACGGGTCACCGCCGAACAGCTATCAGCACCAGCGACTCTACAATTTGCTGAGCAACATCCAGCCGGGTACTGTGATGAGTCTTTCGGGGCGGCCCTTGCCCGATGTCCTGCGCGGTGCCTGCAGGAAATCCTCCCACGCCAAGGAGCACAACTGTTAA
- the LOC6497543 gene encoding apolipoprotein D, which produces MNHRSGFNLHLWLLILVAFNGVWLGEAQVPFPGKCPDVKVMDTFDLEAYLGVWYEYSKYPFAFEIGKKCIYANYGIIDNSTVSVVNGAINRFTGSPSNVTGTAKVIAPGQLAVAFSPNQQSTRANYLVLGTDYESYSVVYSCTSVTTLAHFKVVWILTRQRQPSNETIEAAKKILDDNSISQTFLIDTIQSKCPQLDGNSTELIGDDTDVDDFVTTVVPNAIEKA; this is translated from the exons ATGAATCATCGCTCGGGGTTCAA TTTGCACTTGTGGCTACTAATTTTGGTGGCATTTAATGGGGTCTGGCTGGGAGAGGCTCAGGTGCCATTTCCCGGCAAGTGCCCGGATGTAAAAGTAATGGACACCTTCGACTTGGAAGCG TACTTGGGAGTCTGGTACGAATACTCCAAGTATCCCTTCGCCTTTGAGATCGGCAAGAAGTGCATTTATGCCAATTATGGAATCATCGACAACAGTACGGTCTCTGTGGTAAACGGAGCCATTAACCGATT CACTGGAAGCCCCTCAAACGTAACTGGAACGGCCAAGGTCATTGCACCTGGCCAACTGGCAGTGGCGTTCTCACCAAATC agcaatcaacaaggGCAAACTACTTGGTCTTGGGCACCGACTATGAATCATACTCAGTTGTCTACAGCTGCACTAGTGTGACAACCTTGGCCCACTTCA AAGTCGTTTGGATCTTGACTCGCCAGCGTCAACCTTCCAACGAGACAATAGAAGCCGCCAAAAAGATCCTCGACGACAATTCGATATCGCAGACCTTCCTTATCGATACGATTCAGAGCAAGTGCCCCCAGCTGGATGGCAACAGCACTGAACTGATCGGAGACGATACGGATGTGGATGACTTCGTCACCACTGTGGTGCCAAATGCCATCGAGAAGGCATGA
- the LOC6502435 gene encoding apolipoprotein D, which produces MIKWSIFTIFIWIPFSAAFKAEHGHCPNITAVGDLDMDRFKGIWYTHSIYAPLSRKVPRCQSTEFIHYDEHFYKIQARELSSQTDTVKVREELITKIFPSEGRYIQATHNKALPEGAQIYVLETDYDNFAIRYMCFDAVKIFSYHWAVIQFRHRLPSSGIIYVAQELAKRSGITISDMSKVPQESCPRDS; this is translated from the exons ATGATAAAGTGGAGCATATTCAC aatttttatatggatTCCATTTTCTGCTGCATTCAAGGCGGAACATGGACACTGTCCCAATATCACGGCCGTAGGGGACTTGGATATGGATCGCTTCAAGGGAATCTGGTATACCCACTCTATATATGCCCCTCTCTCTAGGAAAGTGCCCCGATGTCAGTCAACTGAATTCATCCACTACGATGAGCATTTCTACAAAATCCAAGCACGTGAACTGAGCAGCCA AACTGATACAGTGAAGGTGAGAGAAGAGCtaattacaaaaatatttccatcAGAGGGAAGGTATATTCAAGCAACACACAATAAAG CTTTACCTGAAGGAGCACAGATCTATGTCCTGGAAACAGACTATGACAACTTTGCCATTCGGTACATGTGCTTTGATGCCGTTAAGATTTTCAGTTATC ATTGGGCTGTTATTCAGTTCAGACATCGTTTACCCAGCTCTGGTATCATCTACGTGGCCCAAGAGCTGGCCAAACGGTCTGGAATAACTATTTCTGATATGAGCAAAGTTCCTCAAGAGTCCTGCCCACGAGATAGTTAG
- the LOC6497544 gene encoding probable pseudouridine-5'-phosphatase, whose protein sequence is MAANRCFRPVTHVIFDCDGTLLDTEALYLKVVGDTLAPYGFSYTPEDQARYMGKPSGTLAQAVVKDYKLPISPEEYLEVFNVKDQEYMKNVPLMPGVRDLVLHFHSFRVPLAIATSSNRDIFDVKFGPHKDIRMAFHHIVCGDDPDLCPGRGKPAPDIYLLAASRFSPPADPKHCLVFEDSPSGLKAGRSAGMQAVYIPESAVTRAKGEDPTLVLGSMVEFEPELFGLPAFDSTSFFQFG, encoded by the exons ATGGCTGCTAATCGGTGTTTCCGGCCAGTCACCCATGTCATCTTTGACTGCGACGGAACCTTGCTgg aCACTGAAGCATTGTATCTTAAAGTCGTGGGTGACACCCTGGCTCCGTACGGATTTAGTTACACTCCGGAGGACCAGGCTCGTTACATGGGAAAACCTTCTGGGACGCTGGCCCAAGCTGTTGTGAAAGACTACAAGCTGCCCATTTCGCCCGAGGAGTACCTCGAGGTATTCAACGTAAAAGACCAAGAATACATGAAAAATGTTCCGCTAATGCCCGGAGTTAGGGACTTGGTTCTTCACTTCCACTCCTTCCGAGTACCGCTCGCCATTGCCACCAGTTCCAATAGGGATATATTTGATGTAAAGTTCGGACCGCACAAGGACATAAGAATGGCCTTCCATCACATCGTGTGTGGCGATGATCCGGACTTATGTCCCGGCAGGGGAAAGCCAGCCCCCGATATCTACCTTCTGGCCGCCTCACGATTCTCGCCTCCTGCAGATCCCAAGCACTGCCTGGTGTTCGAGGACTCTCCGAGCGGCTTAAAAGCCGGACGTTCTGCCGGCATGCAGGCTGTCTATATACCCGAGAGTGCCGTCACCAGGGCTAAGGGAGAGGATCCTACGCTGGTGCTGGGTTCGATGGTTGAGTTCGAGCCCGAGCTTTTTGGACTTCCTGCCTTCGACAGCACTTCCTTTTTTCAATTTGGCTAA
- the LOC6497545 gene encoding probable pseudouridine-5'-phosphatase, whose amino-acid sequence MKIAIETLAPFGKTYTLEDQARYLGKSSSVVAREIVEDFNLPITAEEYHKSYRQSNYTYMKDVKLLPGVKDFILHLHEFRIPIAIATGSISEMIALKFQSHPDIKNAFHHIVCGNDPELGPDRGKPEPDIYLLAASRFHPPADPRKCLVFEDSPVGLRSGQAAGMQVVFIPESENSRARGEDPTMVLRSMTEFQPELFGLPAYPNCSKFEFG is encoded by the coding sequence ATGAAGATTGCGATCGAGACCTTGGCTCCTTTTGGTAAAACCTACACTTTGGAGGATCAGGCACGATACTTGGGAAAATCGTCTTCTGTAGTTGCCAGGGAAATTGTCGAAGATTTTAATCTTCCGATCACGGCAGAGGAGTACCACAAGTCATACAGACAATCAAACTATACATACATGAAAGATGTTAAGCTTCTGCCTGGTGTTAAGGACTTCATCCTCCACTTGCACGAATTCCGAATACCCATCGCTATTGCCACCGGCTCTATCAGCGAAATGATCGCCCTAAAGTTTCAATCCCACCCGGATATCAAAAATGCCTTCCATCACATAGTGTGTGGCAATGATCCGGAGCTGGGGCCGGACAGAGGCAAGCCGGAGCCGGATATCTATCTACTGGCGGCCTCCCGCTTCCACCCTCCAGCAGATCCCAGGAAGTGTCTGGTTTTCGAGGATTCGCCAGTTGGCTTAAGATCCGGACAAGCAGCCGGCATGCAGGTTGTGTTCATACCCGAAAGTGAAAACTCCCGGGCAAGGGGAGAGGATCCTACGATGGTGCTGAGATCCATGACAGAGTTCCAGCCCGAACTTTTTGGACTGCCTGCTTATCCCAACTGTTCCAAATTTGAGTTCGGCTGA
- the LOC6502436 gene encoding probable pseudouridine-5'-phosphatase, giving the protein MYKNPLSKLSDMSDNEHEDSRGSRHCFFQPVTHCIFELDGLLIDSERLRTESVQKILDTYGHTYSFDIKLRCMGKPESDLADVVVSSFNLPIGRTEFENQHELQCRGNLGKINLMPGVERLLKHLHASNVPMAIGSNSSRDSFRIKTRRHSRLFDAVFHHVVLSGSDGEVKKAKPAPDVFLAAASRFEDPPEPAKCLVFESSLPGMEAALAAGMQVVLVPDPLVSVRMSAAATLRLRSLKDFKPQYFGFPAL; this is encoded by the coding sequence atgtataaaaatcCTCTGTCCAAACTATCAGATATGTCCGACAACGAACATGAGGACAGTCGCGGTTCTAGACACTGCTTCTTCCAGCCCGTGACCCACTGCATTTTCGAATTGGATGGCCTGCTCATCGACAGCGAACGGCTAAGAACCGAGTCCGTTCAGAAGATCCTTGATACTTATGGGCACACCTATAGCTTCGACATAAAGCTGCGATGCATGGGTAAGCCGGAGTCGGATCTGGCCGACGTGGTGGTGAGCAGTTTCAACCTGCCCATCGGACGGACGGAGTTTGAAAATCAACACGAACTCCAATGTCGTGGCAATCtgggaaaaataaatttaatgccGGGTGTGGAAAGGCTTCTGAAACATCTTCATGCGTCCAATGTCCCGATGGCCATCGGAAGTAACAGCTCTCGGGATTCATTTCGCATCAAAACCCGTCGTCATTCCAGGCTCTTCGACGCCGTTTTCCACCACGTGGTTTTGAGCGGTTCCGACGGCGAGGTGAAGAAGGCCAAACCAGCTCCGGATGTTTTTCTCGCAGCCGCTTCAAGATTCGAGGATCCTCCGGAGCCGGCGAAGTGCCTTGTTTTCGAGTCCTCACTGCCGGGCATGGAGGCTGCCTTGGCCGCTGGAATGCAAGTGGTCTTAGTCCCGGATCCTTTGGTCTCTGTTCGTATGAGTGCTGCGGCCACTTTAAGACTGCGCTCGTTGAAGGACTTTAAGCCTCAGTATTTCGGATTTCCTGCACTGTAG
- the LOC6497547 gene encoding probable pseudouridine-5'-phosphatase, producing MCSPSCKSCKAPPQCTRCPPMCCSPGISYCIFDLESAVFDTRHVYQKALIDLATSYNRIIPELLLIQIGPMETAEMAELICRKLNMPVSWETFRFQLNELTSAMIANPPLMPGVERLVRHLCKCCMGLALITSCSESMYCSKIRDREEFFEHFSTVLFGDDAEVRASKPQPDVYLIAMSRLGEAGTDCTLVFEGTPQGVQAATDARLPVVMLAESTLPCCWSELATLRLETLEEFDPEEFNMPPYSCTEPPPKKVKRKSRRSSQTSSRRSSEAMRAAAEAAAAAAAEEGGEEEQEEAE from the exons ATGTGCAGCCCGTCGTGTAAATCATGCAAAGCCCCTCCCCAATGTACTCGATGTCCGCCCATGTGCTGTAGCCCCGGCATAAGCTACTGTATTTTCGACCTGGAGAGTGCTGTTTTCG ATACCCGCCACGTCTACCAGAAGGCTCTCATTGATCTGGCCACTAGCTACAATAGGATAATACCGGAACTACTACTGATACAAATCGGACCCATGGAGACGGCAGAGATGGCGGAGCTAATCTGCCGGAAGTTGAACATGCCAGTCAGTTGGGAGACCTTCCGATTCCAGCTAAATGAACTCACCTCAGCGATGATCGCCAATCCGCCGCTGATGCCGGGAGTGGAGCGGCTGGTGCGCCACTTGTGCAAGTGCTGCATGGGCCTGGCCCTGATCACCTCCTGCTCGGAGAGCATGTACTGCAGCAAGATCAGGGACCGTGAGGAGTTCTTCGAGCACTTCTCCACGGTACTCTTTGGGGATGATGCTGAGGTGAGGGCTTCCAAGCCGCAGCCGGACGTGTATCTGATAGCCATGTCTCGGCTGGGCGAGGCGGGGACGGACTGCACCCTGGTGTTCGAGGGCACCCCCCAGGGCGTCCAGGCGGCCACCGATGCCCGCCTGCCGGTCGTCATGCTGGCGGAGAGCACGCTGCCCTGCTGTTGGTCTGAGCTGGCGACGTTGCGCCTGGAGACCCTGGAAGAGTTCGATCCGGAGGAGTTCAACATGCCGCCGTACAGCTGCACGGAACCGCCGCCCAAGAAGGTGAAGCGCAAGAGCCGCCGCAGCTCCCAGACCTCCAGTCGTCGCAGTTCAGAGGCGATGAGGGCGGCCGCCGAagccgccgccgctgcagcGGCCGAGGAGGGTggggaggaggagcaggaagAAGCTGAATAG
- the LOC26514120 gene encoding uncharacterized protein LOC26514120 — translation MCESLPEIDPKDVTCCLGVINLIFGMVATLFWFSFIVLYIFRLDLKELEGGKVPSIITLQGLVILILCFQVCGILSGALLLVGIQRENPLLLVLGRIFGFVFAIANFFVGYIIIYGLLSIYIIRYKRILDGTAPILACTNI, via the exons ATGTGCGAAAGCCTACCGGAAATAGATCCGAAAGACGTCACTTGCTGCTTGGGggtgataaatttaatttttggaatGGTGGCGACGCTCTTTTGGTTCTCATTCATAGTCCTTTACATATTTCGACTGG aCCTCAAAGAACTCGAAGGTGGCAAAGTACCCTCTATAATCACCCTTCAAGGACTTGTGATTCTGATACTATGCTTCCAAGTTTGTGGAATCTTATCCGGTGCTCTGTTACTCGTCGGAATACAAAGG GAAAATCCCCTCTTGCTAGTCCTTGGAAGAATTTTCGGATTTGTATTCGCAATAGCTAACTTTTTTGTTGGGTATATAA TTATATATGGCCTCCTCTCCATTTATATAATAAGATATAAACGAATTTTGGATGGAACTGCACCTATTTTGGCCTGTACGAATATTTAG
- the LOC6497994 gene encoding dynein light chain 1, cytoplasmic — translation MSDRKAVIKNADMSEEMQQDAVDCATQALEKYNIEKDIAAYVKKEFDKKYNPTWHCIVGRNFGSYVTHETRHFIYFYLGQVAILLFKSG, via the coding sequence ATGTCGGATCGCAAGGCTGTGATAAAGAATGCTGACATGAGCGAGGAGATGCAGCAGGATGCTGTTGACTGCGCCACCCAGGCATTGGAGAAGTACAATATCGAGAAGGACATTGCTGCCTATGTCAAGAAGGAGTTCGATAAGAAGTATAACCCCACCTGGCACTGTATTGTTGGCCGCAATTTTGGATCGTATGTCACTCATGAGACGCGTCACTTTATCTACTTTTATCTGGGTCAGGTGGCCATTCTCCTCTTCAAGAGTGGCTAG